One genomic segment of Micromonospora sp. WMMC415 includes these proteins:
- a CDS encoding carbohydrate ABC transporter permease → MAIDAVAAPATATARPPRRGGGGVRGNENVAGWLFVAPIIVILGLFMLLPILMAFWVSLTDWNGQGSPFTSEVPVVGAENYTRLFTEDGLDRRDFMTSIRNNIYYVALVVPAQTVLALGLALIVNNRLLRGKSFFRSAFYFPSVTSSVAISVVFLFLFANSGAVNGLLRLFGIDGPQWFADPRGVLHLLLGAVGVDAPPAALAEGGPFGLSWWDWLSGPSVAMMSIITLVVWTTSGTFMLMFLAALQQVPVVLDEASTIDGASRWQRFRHVTLPLIKPTTFLVLTLGLIGSWQVFDQVYVMSQGDPAKTTLTPAYLSYRTAFRDFDYGSGAAISFVLFLIIIVLTLLQRRIMADRDSAGRRSWRRTVRRGGRS, encoded by the coding sequence ATGGCGATCGACGCCGTGGCCGCCCCGGCCACCGCGACCGCCCGACCGCCGCGGCGCGGCGGCGGGGGCGTGCGGGGAAACGAGAACGTCGCCGGCTGGCTCTTCGTCGCGCCGATCATCGTCATCCTCGGGCTGTTCATGCTGCTGCCGATCCTGATGGCGTTCTGGGTGAGCCTCACCGACTGGAACGGGCAGGGAAGCCCGTTCACCTCGGAGGTGCCGGTCGTCGGCGCCGAGAACTACACCCGGCTCTTCACCGAGGACGGGCTGGACCGTCGCGACTTCATGACCAGCATCCGGAACAACATCTACTACGTGGCGCTCGTCGTGCCGGCGCAGACCGTACTGGCGCTCGGCCTCGCGCTGATCGTCAACAACCGGCTGCTCAGGGGGAAGAGTTTCTTCCGCAGCGCCTTCTACTTCCCGTCGGTCACCAGCTCGGTCGCGATCAGCGTCGTCTTCCTCTTCCTCTTCGCCAACTCCGGAGCCGTCAACGGCCTGCTCCGGCTCTTCGGGATCGACGGGCCGCAGTGGTTCGCCGACCCACGGGGTGTCCTGCACCTGCTGTTGGGTGCGGTCGGTGTGGACGCTCCGCCCGCCGCCCTGGCCGAGGGCGGTCCGTTCGGGCTGAGCTGGTGGGACTGGCTCTCCGGGCCGAGCGTCGCGATGATGTCGATCATCACGCTGGTCGTGTGGACCACCTCCGGCACCTTCATGCTGATGTTCCTGGCCGCGCTGCAGCAGGTCCCGGTCGTCCTGGACGAAGCGAGCACGATCGACGGCGCCTCGCGCTGGCAGCGGTTCCGGCACGTCACCCTGCCGCTGATCAAGCCGACCACGTTCCTGGTGCTCACCCTCGGCCTGATCGGGTCCTGGCAGGTCTTCGACCAGGTGTACGTCATGAGCCAGGGCGACCCGGCCAAGACCACGCTCACGCCGGCGTACCTGTCGTACCGCACCGCCTTCCGGGACTTCGACTACGGCTCCGGCGCGGCGATCTCGTTCGTGCTGTTCCTGATCATCATCGTGCTCACCCTGCTCCAGCGCCGGATCATGGCTGACCGGGACTCCGCCGGGCGCCGCTCGTGGCGCCGGACCGTACGCCGGGGAGGCCGGTCGTGA
- a CDS encoding carbohydrate ABC transporter permease — protein MTTLTERSAPAAPAPVSRRRARDGRALASRILGYAVLIFFGLVFLYPFVIQIGNSLKTEPDAAANPLSPIPDPLVLDGFERIFAGTNFPLWLGNSLLVTVLVTLGRVFFDSLAGYALARLRFHGRRWLFAAVVAVMAVPPVVLLIPKFLVLNQLGIYNSYPGLVVPLLADAAGIFIMKQFFESVPVSVEEAARIDGAGVFRTFWSVVLPMAKPALITLTILSFQGSWNEFPHSLVSVQDPDLFTLPRGLADLVSGSLGKGTQYPLKLGAALLATIPVAVIFVIFQRYFVRDAAEGAEKG, from the coding sequence GTGACCACCCTGACCGAGCGATCCGCGCCGGCGGCGCCCGCGCCCGTCAGCCGCCGTCGCGCCCGCGACGGCCGCGCGCTGGCCAGCCGCATCCTGGGGTACGCCGTCCTGATCTTCTTCGGGCTGGTGTTCCTCTACCCGTTCGTCATCCAGATCGGCAACTCGCTCAAGACCGAGCCGGACGCGGCGGCCAACCCGCTCTCGCCGATCCCCGACCCGCTGGTGCTGGACGGCTTCGAGCGGATCTTCGCCGGCACCAACTTCCCGCTCTGGCTCGGCAACTCGCTGCTGGTGACCGTGCTGGTCACGCTCGGGCGGGTGTTCTTCGACTCCCTCGCCGGGTACGCCCTGGCCCGGCTCCGCTTCCACGGGCGGCGGTGGCTCTTCGCCGCGGTCGTCGCCGTGATGGCGGTACCCCCCGTCGTGCTGCTGATCCCGAAGTTCCTGGTACTCAACCAGTTGGGCATCTACAACAGCTACCCGGGGCTGGTCGTGCCGCTGCTCGCCGACGCGGCCGGCATCTTCATCATGAAACAGTTCTTCGAGTCCGTCCCGGTCAGCGTGGAGGAGGCCGCCCGGATCGACGGGGCCGGCGTCTTCCGCACCTTCTGGTCGGTGGTCCTGCCGATGGCGAAGCCCGCGCTCATCACGCTGACCATCCTGTCCTTCCAGGGCTCGTGGAACGAGTTCCCGCACAGCCTGGTGTCGGTGCAGGACCCGGACCTGTTCACCCTGCCGCGCGGCCTGGCCGACCTGGTCAGCGGCTCGCTCGGCAAGGGCACGCAGTATCCGCTCAAGCTCGGCGCCGCGCTGCTCGCCACCATCCCGGTGGCGGTCATCTTCGTGATCTTCCAGCGCTACTTCGTCCGGGACGCCGCCGAGGGCGCGGAGAAGGGCTGA
- a CDS encoding GNAT family N-acetyltransferase, with protein sequence MALGYVRPARPEDAGEIARIQLATWRVAYRRILPRHVLDNLDEAWLARRWSAAVQEPPSGSHRVLVAVEQAEQSYLVGFAASGPADAEALAPGEPAEALGPDVVAVTDLLVEPRWGRRGHGSRLLAASVDHWREDGFGRAVAWAFDGDAATRGFLTGTGWEPDGAARALDVDDMLVPQVRLHVAVPPPPNGAEG encoded by the coding sequence ATGGCCCTCGGATACGTCCGCCCGGCGCGTCCGGAAGACGCCGGCGAGATCGCCCGCATCCAGCTCGCGACCTGGCGGGTCGCGTACCGCCGCATCCTGCCCCGGCACGTGCTCGACAACCTGGACGAGGCGTGGCTGGCCCGGCGGTGGAGCGCGGCGGTGCAGGAGCCGCCCTCCGGCTCGCACCGGGTGCTGGTCGCCGTCGAACAGGCCGAGCAATCGTATCTGGTGGGGTTCGCCGCCTCCGGTCCGGCCGACGCCGAGGCCCTGGCCCCCGGCGAGCCGGCCGAGGCGCTCGGGCCGGACGTCGTCGCGGTGACCGACCTGCTGGTGGAGCCACGGTGGGGCCGGCGGGGGCACGGCAGCCGGCTGCTCGCGGCGAGCGTGGACCACTGGCGCGAGGACGGGTTCGGCCGGGCGGTGGCCTGGGCGTTCGACGGCGACGCGGCGACCCGGGGGTTCCTCACCGGCACCGGCTGGGAGCCGGACGGGGCGGCCCGCGCGCTGGACGTGGACGACATGCTGGTCCCGCAGGTACGCCTGCACGTAGCCGTCCCGCCTCCGCCGAACGGCGCGGAGGGGTAG
- a CDS encoding DUF2752 domain-containing protein, with amino-acid sequence MIGVTSVEGPRGDAAPHPVPPHPVATSPAPPDPAVPGARVDPHGGWPAGQVPPYPVSEPDRLTRFVVRLYERSPRWAVPLAALGCVAAGIGYTLISDPTRSAPDAAPTCLLKLTTGLDCPGCGGTRALWYVLHGDLPAAARHHFLFVFALPFLAYFFVAWAGKQAFGWRLPEPRIDTRVIGVFLAAWFAFSVLRNLPWAPFTSLYV; translated from the coding sequence GTGATCGGCGTGACGAGCGTTGAGGGGCCCCGGGGCGACGCCGCGCCGCACCCGGTCCCGCCGCACCCGGTGGCGACGTCTCCGGCCCCGCCGGACCCGGCCGTGCCGGGCGCCCGGGTCGATCCCCACGGGGGGTGGCCCGCCGGGCAGGTCCCGCCCTACCCGGTGTCCGAGCCGGACCGGCTGACCCGCTTCGTGGTCCGGCTCTACGAGCGCTCGCCGCGCTGGGCGGTGCCACTGGCCGCGCTCGGCTGCGTCGCCGCCGGCATCGGCTACACGCTGATCAGCGACCCGACCCGGTCCGCGCCCGACGCGGCGCCGACCTGCCTGCTCAAGCTCACCACCGGGCTGGACTGCCCGGGCTGCGGCGGCACCCGCGCACTCTGGTACGTGCTGCACGGCGACCTGCCGGCCGCCGCCCGCCACCATTTCCTCTTCGTGTTCGCCCTGCCCTTCCTGGCGTACTTCTTCGTGGCGTGGGCGGGGAAGCAGGCGTTCGGCTGGCGGCTCCCCGAGCCGCGGATCGACACCCGGGTGATCGGCGTCTTCCTGGCCGCGTGGTTCGCCTTCTCGGTGCTGCGCAACCTGCCCTGGGCGCCGTTCACCTCCCTGTACGTCTGA
- a CDS encoding sigma-70 family RNA polymerase sigma factor, translated as MTVAHAQVPAGEDRGHPFTGEPWPAVSAAHRAELTGYCYRMLGSIFDAEDAVQETLLRAWRARDDFAGRASVRTWLFRIATNVCLDLLRGRARRALPVDLGEPSPPVLALLGAPEPGWVEPAPDAAVLPATDDPAEVAVARESVRLAFVAALQHLPPRQRAVLILRDVLRWRADEVAGLLDATVASVNSALQRARATMAGRAGTAPAAELDAAHRELLDRYVDLFERYDVDALVALLQADAVHSMPPYALWLRGPRDIGRWMLGPGAECRGSRLLPIAANGGSGFGQYRPDPAGGHRPFSVQLVSTDGAGITAITHFLEPRLFPLFGLPDRLP; from the coding sequence ATGACGGTGGCGCACGCGCAGGTCCCGGCCGGCGAGGATCGCGGCCACCCGTTTACCGGCGAGCCCTGGCCGGCGGTCTCCGCGGCCCACCGCGCCGAGCTGACCGGCTACTGCTACCGAATGCTCGGGTCGATCTTCGACGCCGAGGACGCGGTGCAGGAGACGCTGCTGCGGGCGTGGCGGGCGCGGGACGACTTCGCCGGCCGGGCCTCCGTGCGCACCTGGCTCTTCCGGATCGCCACCAACGTCTGCCTGGATCTGCTGCGCGGTCGTGCGCGGCGGGCTCTCCCGGTGGATCTCGGTGAGCCCTCCCCGCCGGTCCTCGCGCTGCTCGGCGCACCCGAGCCGGGCTGGGTCGAGCCGGCGCCCGACGCGGCGGTGCTGCCGGCGACGGACGACCCGGCGGAGGTCGCCGTCGCGCGCGAGTCGGTGCGGCTGGCGTTCGTGGCCGCGCTGCAACACCTGCCGCCCCGGCAGCGCGCCGTGCTGATCCTGCGCGACGTGCTGCGCTGGCGGGCCGACGAGGTGGCCGGCCTGCTCGACGCCACGGTCGCCTCGGTCAACAGCGCCCTGCAACGGGCCCGGGCCACGATGGCCGGCCGCGCCGGCACGGCGCCCGCCGCGGAGCTGGACGCGGCCCACCGCGAGCTCCTCGACCGCTACGTCGACCTGTTCGAACGGTACGACGTCGACGCGCTGGTCGCCCTGCTGCAGGCGGACGCGGTGCACAGCATGCCGCCGTACGCGCTGTGGCTACGGGGGCCGCGGGACATCGGGCGGTGGATGCTCGGCCCGGGCGCCGAGTGCCGGGGGTCGCGGCTGCTGCCCATCGCGGCCAACGGCGGGTCCGGCTTCGGGCAGTACCGGCCCGACCCGGCCGGCGGGCACCGGCCGTTCTCGGTTCAGCTCGTGTCGACCGACGGGGCCGGGATCACCGCGATCACCCACTTCCTGGAGCCCCGGCTCTTCCCGCTGTTCGGGCTGCCCGACCGGCTGCCCTGA
- a CDS encoding ribonuclease J, which produces MTEAHFEAEFPPPLPEGGLRIIPLGGLGAIGRNMTVFEYDGKLLIVDCGVLFPDVEQPGVDLILPDFGPILDRLGDVQAIVLTHGHEDHIGAVPYLLAHKPDIPLVGSQFTLALVEAKLAERRIQPYTLTVREGGRERLGPFECEFFAVNHSIPDALAVAIRTPAGLVLHTGDFKMDQLPLDGRITDLAGFARLGAEGVDLLLSDSTNAEIPGFVTPEREIGPVLDSIFQKARGRIIVASFASHVHRVQQVFDSAVEHGRKVALIGRSMVRNMGIARDLGLLNIPPGLVVGIEEATTMPPEQIVLMSTGSQGEPMSALGRMASGDHRHITIAPGDTVVLASSLVPGNETSVYRVINRLARAGAVVVHKDVAKVHVSGHAPAGELLYLLNVVRPSNLMPVHGEWRHLRAHARLGIESGVAPDRVVLCEDGDVVDLVEGRASLVGHVKSRYVYVDGLAVGDVSESLLTERRILGDGGFIAATVVVDSVTGKVVGGPTVSAKGFSEDPEAFNPVVPLVTEALNRAASDGITDPHQLQQIVRRTVGRWVNDAYRRRPMIVPTVVEV; this is translated from the coding sequence GTGACCGAGGCGCACTTCGAGGCTGAATTTCCGCCGCCGCTGCCGGAGGGTGGACTGCGGATCATCCCGCTCGGCGGGCTCGGCGCCATCGGTCGGAACATGACCGTCTTCGAGTACGACGGCAAGCTGCTGATCGTCGACTGTGGGGTGCTCTTCCCCGACGTGGAGCAGCCCGGCGTCGACCTGATCCTGCCCGACTTCGGCCCGATCCTGGACCGGCTCGGCGACGTGCAGGCGATCGTGCTCACCCACGGTCACGAGGACCACATCGGGGCGGTGCCGTACCTGCTCGCCCACAAGCCGGACATCCCGCTGGTCGGCTCGCAGTTCACCCTCGCCCTGGTCGAGGCGAAGCTCGCGGAGCGGCGGATCCAGCCGTACACGCTGACCGTGCGGGAGGGCGGCCGGGAGCGGCTCGGCCCGTTCGAGTGCGAGTTCTTCGCGGTCAACCACTCGATCCCGGACGCGCTCGCGGTCGCCATCCGCACCCCGGCCGGTCTGGTGCTGCACACCGGCGACTTCAAGATGGACCAGCTCCCGCTGGACGGGCGGATCACCGACCTGGCCGGCTTCGCGCGGCTCGGCGCCGAGGGCGTGGACCTGCTGCTGTCCGACTCCACCAACGCCGAGATCCCCGGCTTCGTCACGCCGGAGCGGGAGATCGGGCCGGTGCTCGATTCCATCTTCCAGAAGGCCCGGGGCCGGATCATCGTGGCCTCGTTCGCCTCGCACGTGCACCGGGTGCAGCAGGTCTTCGACTCCGCCGTCGAGCACGGCCGCAAGGTCGCCCTGATCGGCCGTTCGATGGTCCGCAACATGGGCATCGCCCGGGACCTGGGCCTGCTGAACATCCCGCCGGGCCTGGTCGTCGGCATCGAAGAGGCCACCACCATGCCGCCCGAGCAGATCGTGCTGATGTCGACGGGCAGCCAGGGCGAGCCGATGAGTGCCCTCGGCCGGATGGCCAGCGGCGACCATCGGCACATCACGATCGCCCCCGGCGACACCGTGGTGCTCGCGTCCTCGCTGGTGCCCGGCAACGAGACCTCGGTCTACCGGGTGATCAACCGGCTGGCCCGGGCCGGTGCCGTGGTCGTGCACAAGGACGTGGCGAAGGTGCACGTCTCCGGTCACGCCCCGGCCGGCGAGCTGCTCTACCTGCTCAACGTGGTCCGGCCGAGCAACCTGATGCCGGTGCACGGCGAGTGGCGGCACCTGCGTGCCCACGCCCGGCTCGGCATCGAGTCCGGCGTCGCGCCGGACCGGGTGGTGCTCTGCGAGGACGGCGACGTGGTCGACCTGGTCGAGGGCCGCGCCAGCCTGGTCGGGCACGTCAAGAGCCGGTACGTCTACGTGGACGGCCTGGCCGTCGGCGACGTGAGCGAGTCGCTGCTGACCGAGCGCCGGATCCTGGGGGACGGCGGCTTCATCGCCGCGACGGTGGTGGTCGACTCGGTGACCGGGAAGGTCGTCGGCGGGCCCACCGTCTCCGCCAAGGGCTTCTCGGAGGACCCGGAGGCGTTCAACCCGGTGGTGCCGCTGGTCACCGAGGCCCTCAACCGGGCGGCCTCGGACGGCATCACCGATCCGCACCAGCTCCAGCAGATCGTCCGGCGCACCGTGGGGCGGTGGGTGAACGACGCGTACCGGCGCCGGCCCATGATCGTGCCGACCGTCGTCGAGGTCTGA
- a CDS encoding glycosyltransferase 87 family protein: MAQGAGRTVGQVVGVAGLAVAVALFLSVAAVRHGFFDLQVYYGALRHWVHDGGEIYDYLRPFTQYGFTYPPFAALVMLPMAYLPWTAAIVVSVAASVVVTVVLFHWLIDPISRRAGWTRWFALAVALCLAAAYEPMRETVNFGQVNMLLLFLVAVDLLRLLPGGSRWAGVGIGLATAIKLTPGIFIVYLLVTGRWRAAVTAMGTAAAATVFAGALFPDASREFWTEALWNTNRVGELAFVSNQSLRGVVARLDPQEPSTVAWLALVVATLALWVWRSRRAAAAGDEATGLALTGAVMCLVSPVTWVHHLVWLLPALILLVDSGMAAPAGSRRRRALLVAAAVAYAFLISRIVWVWERDFTGIGGFLGSNTYVWISLALLAFLPVRPPSVRAPAGRGAASRPGDVDGRAHSGVVPLN, from the coding sequence GTGGCGCAGGGTGCCGGGCGGACGGTCGGGCAGGTCGTCGGCGTGGCCGGCCTCGCCGTCGCGGTGGCTCTCTTCCTGTCGGTGGCCGCCGTGCGGCACGGCTTCTTCGACCTCCAGGTGTACTACGGCGCGCTGCGCCACTGGGTGCACGACGGCGGGGAGATCTACGACTACCTGCGCCCGTTCACCCAGTACGGCTTCACGTACCCGCCCTTCGCCGCGCTGGTCATGCTGCCGATGGCGTACCTGCCCTGGACGGCGGCGATCGTGGTGAGCGTGGCCGCCAGCGTGGTGGTCACCGTGGTCCTGTTCCACTGGTTGATCGACCCGATCTCCCGGCGGGCCGGGTGGACCCGCTGGTTCGCTCTCGCGGTGGCGCTCTGTCTGGCCGCCGCGTACGAGCCGATGCGCGAGACGGTCAACTTCGGCCAGGTCAACATGCTGCTGCTGTTCCTGGTGGCGGTCGACCTGCTCCGGTTGCTGCCGGGCGGCAGCCGTTGGGCGGGGGTGGGCATCGGCCTCGCGACCGCGATCAAGCTGACCCCCGGCATCTTCATCGTGTACCTGCTGGTGACCGGCCGCTGGCGGGCGGCGGTGACCGCGATGGGCACCGCGGCCGCCGCCACCGTGTTCGCCGGCGCGCTGTTCCCGGACGCGTCCCGCGAGTTCTGGACCGAGGCGCTCTGGAACACCAACCGGGTGGGCGAGCTGGCGTTCGTCTCCAACCAGTCGCTGCGGGGGGTGGTGGCCCGGCTGGACCCGCAGGAGCCGAGCACCGTGGCCTGGCTGGCGCTGGTGGTGGCGACGCTGGCGCTGTGGGTGTGGCGATCCCGGAGGGCCGCCGCCGCCGGTGACGAGGCGACCGGGCTGGCGCTGACCGGCGCGGTGATGTGCCTGGTCAGCCCGGTCACCTGGGTGCACCACCTGGTCTGGCTGCTGCCGGCGCTGATCCTCCTGGTGGACAGCGGGATGGCCGCCCCCGCGGGCAGCCGCCGGCGCCGCGCGCTGCTGGTCGCCGCGGCCGTCGCGTACGCCTTCCTGATCAGCCGGATCGTCTGGGTGTGGGAGCGGGACTTCACCGGCATCGGCGGTTTCCTCGGCAGCAACACCTACGTCTGGATCAGCCTGGCGCTGCTCGCCTTCCTGCCGGTCCGGCCGCCGTCGGTGCGGGCACCGGCCGGTAGGGGCGCCGCGTCGCGCCCGGGTGACGTCGACGGGCGGGCGCACAGCGGTGTCGTACCGCTGAACTAG
- the dapA gene encoding 4-hydroxy-tetrahydrodipicolinate synthase — protein MTHDHPDTVAPAASRPFGRVLTAMVTPLHADGSLDLDGAARLANHLVDEQGNDALVVNGTTGESPTTTDAEKERLIRAVVEAVGDRAKVVAGVGTNDTRHTIELAAAAEKAGAHGLLVVTPYYNKPPQAGLLRHFTAVADASGLPVMLYDIPHRAGVPIETETLVRLADHGRIVAVKDAKGDLTATSWVTSRTGLAFYSGEDSLTLPALAVGAVGVVGTSTHFTGVQTQQMIQAYDAGDTATALALHRRLLPLYTGIFRTQGTILVKAGLAAKGLPAGPVRPPLVDATAEQLAQLRADCAAAGLDLP, from the coding sequence ATGACGCACGACCACCCTGACACCGTCGCCCCGGCCGCGTCCCGGCCGTTCGGGCGTGTGCTCACGGCCATGGTGACGCCGCTGCACGCCGACGGGTCGCTCGACCTCGACGGGGCGGCCCGGCTGGCCAACCACCTGGTGGACGAGCAGGGCAACGACGCGCTGGTGGTCAACGGCACCACCGGTGAGTCGCCGACCACCACCGACGCGGAGAAGGAGCGCCTGATCCGGGCCGTCGTGGAGGCCGTCGGCGACCGCGCGAAGGTGGTGGCCGGGGTCGGCACCAACGACACCCGGCACACCATCGAGTTGGCCGCCGCCGCCGAGAAGGCCGGCGCCCACGGCCTGCTGGTGGTGACCCCGTACTACAACAAGCCGCCGCAGGCGGGCCTGCTGCGGCACTTCACCGCCGTGGCGGACGCGAGCGGGCTGCCGGTGATGCTGTACGACATCCCGCACCGCGCCGGTGTGCCGATCGAGACCGAGACGCTGGTGCGACTCGCCGACCACGGGCGGATCGTCGCGGTGAAGGACGCCAAGGGCGACCTGACCGCCACCAGTTGGGTCACCAGCCGGACCGGTCTCGCCTTCTACAGCGGCGAGGACTCCCTCACCCTGCCCGCGCTGGCCGTGGGCGCGGTCGGCGTGGTCGGCACCTCGACCCACTTCACCGGCGTGCAGACCCAGCAGATGATCCAGGCGTACGACGCGGGCGACACCGCCACGGCGCTCGCCCTGCACCGGCGGCTGCTGCCGCTGTACACGGGCATCTTCCGCACCCAGGGCACGATCCTGGTCAAGGCGGGGCTCGCGGCCAAGGGGCTGCCGGCCGGTCCGGTGCGCCCACCGCTGGTCGACGCGACGGCCGAGCAGCTCGCCCAGCTCCGCGCCGACTGCGCGGCGGCCGGGCTGGACCTTCCCTGA
- the thyX gene encoding FAD-dependent thymidylate synthase yields the protein MVQPQVKLIAWTHFAAPDDVPWSTDADGGQALAEFAGRACYQSWKKPNPATATNAGYLAHILEVGHLSVLEHGSVSFYFTGVSRSFTHELIRHRHFSYSQLSQRYVPERDAAMVEPTVIAEDPELHKRFVEAAEASVRAYTELLEGLEQRFTDEPNPTLRRKRARQAARAVLPNATETRIVVTGNYRAWRHFVAMRATEHADVEIRELAVECLRQLQGVAPNVFNDFVISTLPDGTEVAASPHAEVS from the coding sequence ATGGTGCAGCCCCAGGTCAAGCTCATCGCGTGGACCCACTTCGCGGCCCCGGACGACGTGCCGTGGTCGACCGACGCCGACGGCGGCCAGGCGCTCGCCGAGTTCGCCGGTCGGGCCTGCTACCAGAGCTGGAAGAAGCCGAACCCGGCCACCGCGACCAACGCCGGCTACCTGGCGCACATCCTCGAGGTGGGCCACCTGAGCGTGCTGGAGCACGGCTCGGTGAGTTTCTACTTCACCGGTGTGTCCCGGTCGTTCACGCACGAGCTGATCCGGCACCGGCACTTCTCGTACTCCCAGCTGTCCCAGCGGTACGTGCCGGAGCGGGACGCGGCGATGGTCGAGCCGACGGTGATCGCCGAGGACCCGGAGCTGCACAAGAGGTTCGTGGAGGCGGCCGAGGCGAGCGTCCGTGCGTACACCGAGCTGCTGGAGGGGCTGGAGCAGCGGTTCACCGACGAGCCCAACCCCACGCTGCGGCGCAAGCGGGCCCGGCAGGCGGCCCGGGCGGTGCTGCCCAACGCGACCGAGACCCGGATCGTGGTCACCGGCAACTACCGGGCGTGGCGGCACTTCGTCGCGATGCGCGCGACCGAGCACGCCGACGTGGAGATCCGGGAGCTGGCCGTGGAGTGCCTGCGCCAGCTCCAGGGGGTCGCGCCAAACGTGTTCAACGACTTCGTGATCTCGACGCTGCCCGACGGCACCGAGGTGGCGGCCAGCCCGCACGCCGAGGTGTCCTGA
- a CDS encoding winged helix-turn-helix domain-containing protein has translation MVAPESLSLAQARRIALAAQGFADPAPTGVPTRRHLRRVLDRVGLIQMDSVNVLQRAHYLPLYSRLGPYPTALLDTAAYRRPRDLFEYWGHEASLVPVDLHAALRWRMARARAEAWGGMRRIAEEQPGLVAWVRDEVAARGPLTAAEIEHDAPRETGNWGWNWSAVKRALEFLFWAGEVTAADRTTSFARRYDLPERVLPAAVLAAPTPTDAEAYRTLVAVAARSLGVAAEPELRDYFRLPLAGARTAIAELAEAGELLPVTVQGWRQRAWLHAQARLPRWVRGNTLVSPFDPLVWERGRTERLFDFSYRIEIYVPAPQRVHGYYVLPFLQGERFTARVDLKADRRAGVLLVPAAWLEPGADPGETALALAAELQRLAGWLGLDAVAPPAAGDLAGPLAAALTSPAGVP, from the coding sequence ATGGTCGCACCGGAATCGCTCTCGCTCGCCCAGGCCCGGCGGATCGCGCTCGCCGCCCAGGGCTTCGCCGACCCGGCGCCCACCGGCGTGCCGACGCGGCGGCACCTGCGTCGCGTGCTCGACCGGGTCGGGCTGATCCAGATGGATTCGGTCAACGTACTCCAGCGGGCGCACTACCTGCCGCTCTACAGCCGGCTCGGGCCCTACCCGACCGCGCTGCTCGACACGGCGGCCTACCGCCGTCCCCGCGACCTCTTCGAGTACTGGGGGCACGAGGCGTCGCTGGTGCCGGTCGATCTGCACGCTGCGCTGCGTTGGCGGATGGCCCGCGCGCGGGCCGAGGCCTGGGGTGGCATGCGCCGCATCGCCGAGGAGCAGCCCGGCCTGGTGGCGTGGGTCCGCGACGAGGTGGCCGCCCGCGGCCCGCTGACCGCCGCCGAGATCGAGCACGACGCCCCTCGGGAGACCGGCAACTGGGGGTGGAACTGGTCGGCGGTGAAACGGGCGCTGGAGTTCCTGTTCTGGGCCGGTGAGGTGACCGCGGCCGACCGCACCACCTCGTTCGCCCGCCGCTACGACCTCCCCGAGCGGGTCCTGCCGGCCGCCGTGCTGGCCGCGCCGACCCCGACCGACGCCGAGGCGTACCGGACGCTGGTCGCCGTGGCGGCCCGGTCGCTCGGGGTGGCCGCCGAACCGGAGCTGCGGGACTACTTCCGGCTGCCGCTGGCCGGGGCCCGGACGGCGATCGCCGAGCTGGCGGAGGCGGGGGAGCTGCTGCCGGTGACGGTGCAGGGCTGGCGGCAGCGGGCCTGGCTGCATGCGCAGGCACGGCTGCCCCGCTGGGTGCGCGGCAACACGCTGGTCAGCCCGTTCGACCCGCTGGTGTGGGAGCGAGGCCGCACCGAGCGGCTGTTCGACTTCAGCTACCGCATCGAGATCTACGTGCCGGCGCCGCAGCGGGTGCACGGCTACTACGTGCTGCCGTTCCTCCAGGGGGAACGGTTCACCGCCCGGGTCGACCTGAAGGCAGACCGCAGGGCGGGCGTGCTCCTGGTGCCCGCGGCCTGGCTCGAGCCCGGCGCCGACCCGGGCGAGACCGCGCTCGCGCTCGCCGCCGAGCTGCAGCGGCTCGCCGGCTGGCTGGGCCTGGACGCCGTGGCGCCCCCGGCGGCGGGCGACCTGGCGGGTCCGCTGGCCGCCGCGCTGACGAGCCCGGCCGGTGTACCGTGA